In Cryptomeria japonica chromosome 10, Sugi_1.0, whole genome shotgun sequence, a genomic segment contains:
- the LOC131037674 gene encoding BTB/POZ domain-containing protein At3g05675-like, whose translation MEEPQLRFGALSSADVKLWLTGQNDRNYEGNPVFLHSVILKRSQFFVVKMSERWSSDKPTDIRVTTSHDFDFFLKCIQLMYDEPVYFSNIEECLAILLVASELLADDCINKCMQYLEAVRWSVEQESQIRDVLSSLGLKLLPDLTARLDKKDDNHIIFLEKIIDEMVSLIKDQQGRNLETAEKYIADILKGNTCREDVEVCGRVLLKEFKSSIASYNFRTIRLLIHFITRCVGEILKAAFVALCEDPKIMRYAMATSIDSGFNENIFYTVISFMQAIGDGKTTISRASRISLLTTWLPIMAEMCRKRVPYALYNSNLINPNLANLAKLDKAVLNVVESLPLVDRRSICVEWIRVYKKYDIDIAKPFTLFKDLQDAHHKSTPK comes from the coding sequence ATGGAAGAACCTCAGCTTCGATTCGGAGCCCTATCCTCTGCAGATGTCAAATTGTGGTTGACGGGCCAAAATGACAGAAACTATGAGGGAAATCCAGTCTTTCTCCATTCTGTCATTCTCAAAAGATCTCAGTTTTTCGTGGTCAAGATGTCCGAGCGCTGGTCATCGGATAAACCAACCGATATAAGGGTAACTACGTCCCATGACTTTGATTTCTTTTTAAAATGCATTCAACTCATGTATGATGAGCCTGTGTATTTCTCCAATATCGAGGAATGCCTGGCCATTCTTTTAGTTGCCTCGGAGTTGCTCGCTGATGATTGCATCAACAAATGCATGCAATATTTGGAAGCAGTTCGTTGGAGTGTGGAGCAAGAATCCCAAATTCGAGatgtgctctcttctctgggaTTGAAACTTTTACCAGATTTAACTGCGAGGCTTGATAAGAAGGACGACAACCATATAATTTTTCTGGAAAAGATTATCGATGAAATGGTCTCCCTTATTAAAGACCAGCAGGGAAGAAACCTGGAAACTGCAGAGAAATATATAGCAGACATTTTGAAGGGGAATACATGTAGAGAAGATGTGGAAGTATGCGGGCGTGTGCTTTTGAAAGAGTTTAAATCATCCATCGCTTCTTATAATTTCAGAACTATAAGGTTGCTTATACACTTTATCACGCGTTGTGTGGGAGAGATACTGAAAGCTGCATTCGTCGCTTTGTGTGAAGATCCAAAAATTATGAGGTATGCAATGGCAACGAGCATAGACTCGGGATTTAATGAAAATATCTTTTACACAGTAATCAGTTTCATGCAGGCCATAGGAGACGGAAAGACGACAATTTCAAGAGCTTCTCGAATTTCTTTACTCACAACTTGGCTACCAATAATGGCAGAAATGTGCCGTAAAAGAGTGCCGTATGCTCTCTACAATTCCAACTTGATTAATCCTAACTTGGCTAACTTGGCTAAGCTTGATAAAGCAGTGCTTAACGTCGTTGAGAGCCTCCCTCTAGTTGACAGGAGAAGTATTTGCGTGGAATGGATAAGGGTTTACAAGAAGTATGACATCGACATCGCTAAGCCATTTACTTTGTTTAAAGATCTGCAAGATGCTCATCACAAATCGACACCTAAGTAG